The nucleotide sequence GTAGCGCTCCATGAACGCCTCGCCGGCCTTGTTGCGCAGGATGCCGCCCTCTCCCCGGAGCGCCTCGGAGATGAGGAAGTTCTTCGCTTCCGGGTGGTAGAGGCAGGTGGGGTGGAACTGGATGAACTCGAGGTTCGCCACCGCGGCGCCCGCGCGATGGGCCATTGCCAGGCCGTCTCCCGTCGCGACGTCGGGATTGGTCGTGTACAGGTAGACCTTGCCGGCGCCGCCGGTCGCCAGAAGCACCGTTTTGGCCACGAAGCTGTGGACCTGCCCCGACCGGTTGTCGAGCGCGTACGCGCCAAGCACGCGCTCTGCGGGAGCGCCGAGGCGCGAGGCGAGGATGAAGTCGATGGCATGGTGATCCTCGAAGAACTGCACTCCGGCGTCCGCCGCCGCCTGGAGGAGGGTCCGCTCCACTTCCATCCCGGTGAGATCGGCGGCATGGACGACGCGCCGCTGCGAGTGCCCGCCTTCGCGCGTGAGGTGGTAGCCGAACTCCGACGCGTCGCGCGTGAACTCCGCTCCCAGGTCGATCAGCTGCCGCACGCGGGCCGGGCCCTCGGTGACCGTGACGCGGACGGCCTCTTCGCGGCAGAGCCCGCCTCCCGCGGTGAGTGTGTCCTGGACGTGCTGCTCGAAGCTGTCCTGCGGACCGAAAACCGCCGCGATGCCGCCCTGCGCGTAGGCGGTATTGCTCTCGGAGCGGCCTCTTTTCGAGAGCAAGGCGACGCTCCCATGCCTGGCCGCCTGCACGGCGAAAGAAAGGCCAGCAATTCCCGACCCGAGAACAAGGTAGTCGAACTGTTGCCGCATGTCGGACATCTACCAGAAAGCAGGCGTGTGAAGATTTGCCCCCCAACATGGCGAGGGGTTATCGTCCACTCTGAATATGGTGCGGCTCCTCCTTGCCATGGCGCTCTATGCGCTGCCCGCGGCTGCGCGCTCGCCGCTGCACACCTGGACCGACAAGGACGGCGTCTTCCACGTCGAGGACGTTCCGCCCTCCCGCGCCCGGGCCGCAGCGCGAAAGACGGCCGAGGCGCAGGTGAACGTCGCGCCGTCCAGGCGCGGCGAGCGGTGGTGGGAGAAGCGCTCCGACGCTCCGCCCGACGAGATCGACCGGGCGGCGGCGCTCTACAACGTTCCGGCGGAGCTGGTCCGTGCAGTGATCTGGGCCGAGAGCGCGGGCGACGCGGCGGCGATCTCGCGCGCCGGCGCCATCGGTCTGATGCAGCTCATGCCGCGCACCGCCGGCGACATGTACGTCGAGGATCCGGTCGATCCCGCCCAGAACATCATGGGCGGCACCCGCTACCTCCGCTGGCTCGCCAATCAGTTCAAGGGCGACATGCTGCTCACGCTGGCCGCGTACAACGCCGGCCCCGAAGCCGTCCGCAAGTACGGCGGCGTCCCTCCCTTCGACGAGACGCGCCAATACGTCCGTCGCGTCGTCGCCTACTACCGTCAGCTCCGGGCGCAGACGCGCAAGAGGGTCGTCGCCGAGGCGGCGAAGTGATCGATCCGCGCAGCCGCGCGGAACGCGCCATCTTCGACGAGGACGATTCCGATCTCGCCGACAACCAGGAATTCGATCGCGCCCTCTCCGCCGGAAACGAGGCGCTCTCGCAGGGCAATTCCGCGGACGCGCGCGTCGCGCTGGAGAAGGCGCTCCGGTACAAGCCGCGCAACCAGCGGGCGCGCAACCTGCTCGGGCTTTCGCTGTTCAAGCTGGGCGAGCTATCGCGGGCGGAGGAGATCTACCGGTCGCTGATCGAGGACCATCCGGCGGATCCCACCCTGCGGGTAAACCTTGGGCTGGTCTTCCTGAAACAAAACGCATCGGCGGACGCGGTGCGCTGCTTCGAGACGGCGCTCGATCTCGCTCCCGAGCACCAGAAGGCGCAGAACTACCTCGGCCTCGCGCTGGCGCAGAAGGGCGAGCTGGCGCGCGCGCGGGAGTGGTTCCTCAAGGCGGGCAACGACGCGATGGCCGATCGGATGGCGCTCGCGCTGCAGCAGAGCCCCATCCGGGCGGTCGCCGACAGCGCGACCGAGGCGCTTTCCGAGGAGCAACCCTTCACGCCGGCGACCGAGGAGCGAGCAGCGAAGAAGGGCGACACGCAGGAGATTCCCCGGCCGCCGCAGCTCGATCAGGCGAGCCGGGCAAACTGGGTCGCGACGAATCCCGGAAAACCCGCCGCGCCGCCGGTGATGCCGGAGATCGCGCGGACTTCCCGGGGAGCCGTGGTCGCGAACGCGCCGGAGCCGTCGAACCCGGCGGGCGTTTCGGCGGAAGTGCCCGAGCCGTCCGCGGATTCGCCGCCCTCGATGGCGCAATACACCTCGGCGAAGAGGCTGCCCGTTCCTGATCCCGCAGGCGGGTTTGCCATCGGACCGTCCGAAGTGTCGATCCAGGTGCGCGGCGAGATGCTCACGCGACTCGACGGCCTCGTCGCCTCCTGGGGCTCGCTCACCATGAAGCCCGAGCTGAAGCGCTTTCGCGGCAAGGCGACGGACAAGCCGTTCGGCGAGGGCTCGC is from Deltaproteobacteria bacterium and encodes:
- the nadB gene encoding L-aspartate oxidase — translated: MSDMRQQFDYLVLGSGIAGLSFAVQAARHGSVALLSKRGRSESNTAYAQGGIAAVFGPQDSFEQHVQDTLTAGGGLCREEAVRVTVTEGPARVRQLIDLGAEFTRDASEFGYHLTREGGHSQRRVVHAADLTGMEVERTLLQAAADAGVQFFEDHHAIDFILASRLGAPAERVLGAYALDNRSGQVHSFVAKTVLLATGGAGKVYLYTTNPDVATGDGLAMAHRAGAAVANLEFIQFHPTCLYHPEAKNFLISEALRGEGGILRNKAGEAFMERYDPRKELAPRDVVARSIDSELKRRGDDSAFLDMTHLGKAFLVEHFPHIYATCRAFGFDMAVTPIPVVPAAHYVCGGVCTDLQGRTTLPGLLAAGEVACTGLHGANRLASNSLLEGLVFGRRAADAARGICAESVRSPSVPDWDPGRAVPPDEGVIVKQNWDEIRHLMWNYVGIVRTDKRLARAQRRLDNLAGEIQEYYWGYLVDRDMLELRNLAEVAQLIVACAQERKESRGLHYTLSWTGQIPPRDTVLVRGKPAPSAWPR
- a CDS encoding lytic transglycosylase domain-containing protein; the encoded protein is MVRLLLAMALYALPAAARSPLHTWTDKDGVFHVEDVPPSRARAAARKTAEAQVNVAPSRRGERWWEKRSDAPPDEIDRAAALYNVPAELVRAVIWAESAGDAAAISRAGAIGLMQLMPRTAGDMYVEDPVDPAQNIMGGTRYLRWLANQFKGDMLLTLAAYNAGPEAVRKYGGVPPFDETRQYVRRVVAYYRQLRAQTRKRVVAEAAK
- a CDS encoding tetratricopeptide repeat protein, with amino-acid sequence MFDEDDSDLADNQEFDRALSAGNEALSQGNSADARVALEKALRYKPRNQRARNLLGLSLFKLGELSRAEEIYRSLIEDHPADPTLRVNLGLVFLKQNASADAVRCFETALDLAPEHQKAQNYLGLALAQKGELARAREWFLKAGNDAMADRMALALQQSPIRAVADSATEALSEEQPFTPATEERAAKKGDTQEIPRPPQLDQASRANWVATNPGKPAAPPVMPEIARTSRGAVVANAPEPSNPAGVSAEVPEPSADSPPSMAQYTSAKRLPVPDPAGGFAIGPSEVSIQVRGEMLTRLDGLVASWGSLTMKPELKRFRGKATDKPFGEGSRRMLRASGEGRYVISREGRCFTALELADEPAYFREEVLFAFEESILFENGRVPSKGGTDLHLVHLRGRGKLLLATFGVPRAVDVQKGEPLRFPMDQLVGWHGPLIQPRLVAMVEEAPELGVALELAGEGRALLDVPPGR